The Telopea speciosissima isolate NSW1024214 ecotype Mountain lineage chromosome 11, Tspe_v1, whole genome shotgun sequence genome includes the window GGAGAGGGTTCCCACCAATGGCTTTAGATGGCACAACAATACTTCCATCAGTGATTAGGGTCATGGTTCCATGTCAAATACAAGTTTGGTTGCCCAAAACCTGTCCCAGGGTGTCAGTTTGGCTCAAAACAGGGTTACACGGCATCATTTTTAGCTGGGATTTCGTGTAGGATCCTATGCAGGGCATCATAGACCCATAGACAGGCTAGGGGTTACACATGTTTCAGTTTCTTGCAGTGGTTGATTCacagtggttgatccaatcgaccattGTAATGGACCAGTGCATGAGCAgttaaaaaatttaaaggaTAAATCTGTTTTGGCTTAGATCTATAGATTAggagcatgcatggatgatcaggaGTTACAGTGGGGTTCCATGCATGACATCCAACATATATATGGTGATAAATCCAACATGCATGAGGTTCTTGGGGGTTTGGGTACCTATGCTAGCATGCTTGGCTTGTACACTAGATTAATAGATTTTTACACATTTATCAGTTCTGTAACAGCTCTGGTTCAGGAAATAAGGCCATGAATTCATCATACATTTAGGTATTGAGGCTCCTACATCTATATGGACCATTCAAGGCTAGCAATGGCCATGAGAATCAGTTATGCAAGCTGCTAATATCAGTTACAGCATGTATTTATCATGGCAGAGGTAGATGATAGGCCAAACATACCAGATTCATACATGCATGTAAGAATCTAAGCATCTAAGGTTAGCAAAACatgatttttattataaaacTCATGGGAACATGGTTGGACAGCCAACAATAGAGAAGATTCAGGGATTACAGTCATGGTAATGGCTAGGAAGCAGCACCAACAGCTGGGTTTAGGGGAAATACCTTGTTGGATTCTACGCACAAGGGCCCAAagccttcctttcctcttcttctcctctctttctccttctccttctcttccttctcttcaaCGAAATAAGCAAAGGAGGTTTTTGGTCTAAGGCTGGTTTATTTATAAGCCTAGCCACTAAGGGCTGTTTGGCTGAATCTGATTTTTAGggagaatgcattctaagatcTCATTCTTAAATGCAAATGGCTCccaagtgggtcccataggGTCACATTGTTAGGGCAATATTTCCACGGGTCATTTTGAGTACGGAGAGGTGACCCGGGGTGCGAAACACTGGGCCCCATTCATCAGAGATGCATTCTGTGCAGTACAACAGTACTGGTCGATCCAACTGGTTGATCTAATAGACCAGTAGGGATGGACCATTAGGTAAAACCCTGCTGTTTTTGCATTTGGATCCCACTGAGGCCTGTGCCATGCCCCTCGTGCAATTTGTGGCCATTAAACCCTATTTAACtatttaaaaatgaatttattcCTATTTTGGTTAAGCAGGGGTTGTACCTTAGGTTGTCCATCAATTGATGTATGGAACAGCAACACGGGTCTGGTGGTTGCCTCGGGATCGGTAGGTATAATGTCACTGGAGATTCCCCCTTAAAAATGAGCATCGGATCGGTGCACCACAGGTTACTAGTGGGTAAGACCCAGGATCCACCGGGTTCCGGACCTACATTCGAAGTTCGGGTCAGGGTCCGGGCACGGGCGTAACATTGAAAACCAAGCGATGTGTCACAAGATTGTTTAAAAGAACTatgagaatggaaaaaaaagacatacattaaaaaaattcttcaatatCAACAGTGGCTctattctattctttttttttttgggtaatttacacataccacccctgaggtttgacgaaagtatagttttaccccccagttttgggtAATTCTGCGTagcccctgaggtttacaaacgttaacaaataaatccattccgtcagttcataggattcagatcttctacggccttGAGAATAACAGCCATCGTCCTGCCCTGGCGTCTAGACTTGACACGTGTACTTACGAAAATCGAACGgccaattttaaaattttcaaatgttgTTTGTGAAATTTGGTTGATCCCAGCAAACCAAGCAGGACCGGTCGCAAACTGAAACCGATCAAACCCactagggttttgttttgaagagaagggaaaatcgATCGAGAAACCagctcgtcttcttcctctcatgcTCATGGAAACCTCTCTTCTTCCTATCACGCATCTGGTTCTGGTTTGTGCATAGCAGAAATCgagtcttcttcctctcacgcATCTGGTTCTGATTTGAGTAGCAGAAATTGAAAGTTTTATTCCTCTCACGCATCTGGTTCCATTTGAGTAGCAGAAAAAAGGGGATTTTGACGCCTTCCTCTCCAACGGCCGTTGTCTGCAAATCGTAATTGTTCAAGAACATTTATCAACTTCTCTAATTCAAGAAACACTATTTTCAAAGCTTGATTCCATTATTTTCATTGCCACTAAAAAGTGGAAAACAAATGGGAAAGAAgtattgagagaaaaaaaaattacaaacgaaaagaacaaaggggaaaaagaagaacgCAATTATGAATTTCTCAATTCCTATATCAGAGCTTCTCCAAACAAACTCTCTGACTCCTCCATCAATTCATGGCTCAATCTAAACATCAAAATACAAAATTCCATCTGATTAAGAGCACCATCACCATCCAAATCACTTTCTCTCAACATAGACAACAATTCTTCATCTTTCAAACCCTGCAACCCTAGTAAATCAGCGTTCCTCTTCAAGCTTTCAAAGGTGATGACTTTCTTGTTAGGGCCCATCAATAAATGAAACCCATTACAAAGCT containing:
- the LOC122645168 gene encoding calcium-binding protein KRP1-like; the encoded protein is MAGQKSVDFEDFLPTMVEKLDGERLIGELCNGFHLLMGPNKKVITFESLKRNADLLGLQGLKDEELLSMLRESDLDGDGALNQMEFCILMFRLSHELMEESESLFGEALI